The following coding sequences lie in one Listeria ivanovii subsp. londoniensis genomic window:
- the hepT gene encoding heptaprenyl diphosphate synthase component II: MKLNFLYANMQKDIDIVEKELKKALSGAAAETTSDAALHLLEAGGKRIRPMFVCLSARLSPNADFEMVRDASVAIELIHMASIVHDDVVDDADLRRGRETIKSKWGNHIAMYTGDFLFAKSLEYMTEIKDIAAHKMLSRVTVELSTGEIEQLKDKYNFDQSVRNYLRRIKRKTALLIAASCGLGGIVSGQSQADYQKLYRFGYYVGMAFQITDDVLDFVGTEKELGKPAGEDLRQGNVTLPVFFAMEDSFLKKRISQITEKTESVEMAALVAEVKKTGAKKAEDVATAYLKKALATLDSLPQVPELKPLKQIVRVLDKRNY; this comes from the coding sequence ATGAAACTTAACTTTTTATACGCGAATATGCAAAAAGACATTGATATAGTAGAAAAAGAACTAAAAAAAGCACTTTCAGGAGCGGCTGCCGAAACAACTTCGGATGCGGCGCTTCACTTGTTAGAAGCTGGCGGTAAACGGATTAGACCGATGTTCGTTTGTTTGTCCGCGAGACTGTCTCCAAATGCGGATTTTGAAATGGTGAGAGATGCGAGTGTCGCAATCGAACTTATTCATATGGCTTCGATTGTTCATGATGATGTCGTTGATGATGCTGATTTAAGACGCGGTCGGGAAACAATCAAATCTAAATGGGGTAATCATATCGCCATGTATACTGGTGATTTTCTCTTTGCTAAATCATTAGAATATATGACAGAAATTAAAGACATAGCAGCTCATAAAATGTTATCACGCGTGACGGTAGAACTTTCTACTGGAGAAATTGAACAGCTAAAAGATAAATATAATTTTGATCAAAGTGTAAGAAATTACTTGCGTCGTATTAAACGTAAGACGGCACTGCTTATTGCAGCTAGCTGTGGACTTGGTGGCATTGTTTCTGGGCAGTCACAAGCAGATTACCAAAAACTATATCGCTTTGGTTATTATGTTGGTATGGCATTTCAAATAACAGATGATGTTCTTGACTTTGTTGGAACTGAAAAAGAACTTGGCAAACCTGCTGGAGAAGATTTACGACAAGGAAATGTGACATTACCAGTATTTTTTGCGATGGAAGATTCATTTCTAAAAAAACGGATTAGTCAAATAACGGAAAAAACAGAATCAGTAGAAATGGCCGCTTTAGTAGCAGAAGTGAAAAAAACAGGAGCAAAAAAAGCAGAAGATGTAGCAACCGCTTATCTAAAAAAAGCGCTAGCGACACTAGATTCACTGCCTCAAGTTCCTGAGTTAAAGCCGCTGAAGCAAATCGTTCGTGTGTTAGATAAAAGAAATTATTAA